A genomic window from Macaca mulatta isolate MMU2019108-1 chromosome 19, T2T-MMU8v2.0, whole genome shotgun sequence includes:
- the ZNF17 gene encoding zinc finger protein 17 isoform X3: MNLTEVGAASQGAPPDPSSECRSPEEGPCRVHSSGSSAYGCWTGCWHGAKDEEAPSKQCVSVGVSQVTTLKPALCTQKAPPCETCSSLLKDILHLAEHDRTHPKRTAELYLRQKEHVREKLTRSDEGRPSLVNDSVHLAKRNFTCMHGGKDFTGDSDLQQQALPSGWKPHRDTRGVEAFQSGQNDYSCSQCGKDFCHQRMLFEHQKIHTEERPYECSECGKFFRYNSDLIKHQRNHTGERPYKCSECGKAFSLKYNVVQHQKIHTGERPYECSECGKAFLRKSHLLQHQRIHTRPRPYLCSECGKTFLTQAHLVGHQKIHTGERPYGCNECGKYFMYSSALIRHQKVHTGERPFYCCECGKFFMDSCTLIIHQRVHTGEKPYECNECGKFFRYRSTLIRHQKVHTGEKPYECSECGKFFMDTSTLIIHQRVHTGEKPYECSECGKFFRYCFTLNRHQRVHSGERPYECSECGKFFVDSCTLKSHQRVHTGERPFECSICGKSFRCRSTLDTHQRIHTGERPYECSECGKFFRHNSNHIRHRRNHFGERSFECTECGRVFSQNSHLIRHQKVHTRERTYKCSKCGKFFMDSSTLISHRRVHTGEKPYECSECGKVFRYNSSLIKHRRIHTGERPYQCSECGRVFNQNSHLIQHQKVHTR, from the exons GGTTCATAGCAGTGGCAGCAGTGCTTATGGATGCTGGACAG GTTGTTGGCATGGAGCCAAGGATGAGGAGGCACCTTCCAAGCAGTGTGTTTCTGTAGGAGTGTCACAGGTCACAACTCTAAAGCCAGCTTTGTGCACCCAGAAGGCCCCGCCCTGTGAGACATGTAGCTCACTTCTGAAGGACATCCTGCACCTGGCTGAGCATGACAGAACACACCCCAAGCGTACAGCTGAGCTTTACCTGCGCCAAAAGGAACATGTTAGAGAGAAGCTCACCAGAAGTGATGAAGGGAGGCCTTCGCTTGTGAATGACAGTGTTCACCTGGCAAAGAGGAACTTCACATGCATGCACGGTGGCAAGGATTTTACTGGTGATTCAGATCTTCAACAACAGGCTCTTCCCAGTGGGTGGAAGCCACACAGAGACACTCGTGGTGTGGAGGCCTTTCAAAGTGGACAGAATGATTACAGCTGCAGCCAATGTGGAAAAGACTTTTGCCACCAGCGTATGCTGTTTGAGCACCAGAAAAtccacacagaggaaaggccttATGAGTGCAGTGAATGTGGCAAATTTTTTAGGTACAACTCCGACCTTATTAAACATCAGCGAAATCATACTGGAGAAAGGCCTTATAAGTGTagtgaatgtggaaaagccttcagccTCAAATATAATGTTGTTCAACACCAGaaaattcacactggagaaaggccttatgagtgcagtgaatgtgggaaagctttcCTTAGAAAGTCTCACCTACTTCAGCACCAGAGAATTCACACCAGGCCAAGGCCTTATCTGTGTAGTGAATGTGGGAAGACTTTCCTTACACAGGCTCACCTTGTTGGTCAccagaaaattcatactggagaacgGCCTTATGGATGCAATGAATGTGGGAAATACTTTATGTACAGTTCAGCACTCATTAGACATCAGAaagttcacactggagaaaggcctTTTTATTGCTGTGAATGTGGGAAATTCTTTATGGACAGCTGCACACTCATTATTCACCAGAgagttcatactggagaaaaaccttaTGAATGCAACGAATGTGGGAAATTCTTTAGATACCGTTCCACACTCATTAGACATCAGAaagttcacactggagaaaagcctTATGAGTGTAGTGAATGTGGGAAATTCTTTATGGACACTTCCACACTCATTATTCATCagagagttcacactggagaaaagcctTATGAATGCAGCGAATGTGGGAAATTCTTTAGGTATTGCTTCACACTGAATAGACATCAGAGAGTTCACTCTGGAGAGAGGCCTTATGAATGCAGTGAATGTGGCAAATTCTTTGTGGACAGCTGTACACTGAAGAGTCATCagagagttcacactggagaaagacctTTTGAATGCAGCATTTGTGGAAAATCCTTTAGGTGTCGCTCCACACTTGATacacatcagagaattcacactggtgAAAGGCCTTATGAGTGTAGTGAATGTGGGAAATTCTTTAGGCACAACTCAAATCATATTAGACATCGGAGAAATCACTTTGGAGAAAGGTCTTTTGAGTGCACTGAGTGCGGGAGAGTTTTCAGCCAAAATTCCCACCTCATTCGGCACCAGAAAGTTCACACTAGGGAAAGAACTTATAAATGCAGCAAATGTGGGAAATTTTTTATGGACAGCTCCACGCTCATTAGTCATCGGAgagttcatactggagaaaagccttatgaatgcagtgaatgtgggaaagtCTTTAGATACAACTCCAGCCTCATTAAACATCggagaattcacactggagagagacCTTATCAGTGTAGTGAATGTGGGAGAGTCTTTAACCAAAATTCTCATCTCATTCAGCACCAGAAAGTTCACACCAGATAA
- the ZNF17 gene encoding zinc finger protein 17 isoform X1, with product MDAGQDCMVFEDVAIHFSQEEWGILNGVQRHLHSDVMLENFALLSSVGCWHGAKDEEAPSKQCVSVGVSQVTTLKPALCTQKAPPCETCSSLLKDILHLAEHDRTHPKRTAELYLRQKEHVREKLTRSDEGRPSLVNDSVHLAKRNFTCMHGGKDFTGDSDLQQQALPSGWKPHRDTRGVEAFQSGQNDYSCSQCGKDFCHQRMLFEHQKIHTEERPYECSECGKFFRYNSDLIKHQRNHTGERPYKCSECGKAFSLKYNVVQHQKIHTGERPYECSECGKAFLRKSHLLQHQRIHTRPRPYLCSECGKTFLTQAHLVGHQKIHTGERPYGCNECGKYFMYSSALIRHQKVHTGERPFYCCECGKFFMDSCTLIIHQRVHTGEKPYECNECGKFFRYRSTLIRHQKVHTGEKPYECSECGKFFMDTSTLIIHQRVHTGEKPYECSECGKFFRYCFTLNRHQRVHSGERPYECSECGKFFVDSCTLKSHQRVHTGERPFECSICGKSFRCRSTLDTHQRIHTGERPYECSECGKFFRHNSNHIRHRRNHFGERSFECTECGRVFSQNSHLIRHQKVHTRERTYKCSKCGKFFMDSSTLISHRRVHTGEKPYECSECGKVFRYNSSLIKHRRIHTGERPYQCSECGRVFNQNSHLIQHQKVHTR from the exons ATGGATGCTGGACAG GATTGTATGGTTTTTGAGGACGTGGCCATACATTTTTCCCAGGAGGAGTGGGGGATTCTTAATGGCGTTCAGAGACACCTGCACAGCgatgtgatgctggagaactTTGCACTTTTGTCATCAGTAG GTTGTTGGCATGGAGCCAAGGATGAGGAGGCACCTTCCAAGCAGTGTGTTTCTGTAGGAGTGTCACAGGTCACAACTCTAAAGCCAGCTTTGTGCACCCAGAAGGCCCCGCCCTGTGAGACATGTAGCTCACTTCTGAAGGACATCCTGCACCTGGCTGAGCATGACAGAACACACCCCAAGCGTACAGCTGAGCTTTACCTGCGCCAAAAGGAACATGTTAGAGAGAAGCTCACCAGAAGTGATGAAGGGAGGCCTTCGCTTGTGAATGACAGTGTTCACCTGGCAAAGAGGAACTTCACATGCATGCACGGTGGCAAGGATTTTACTGGTGATTCAGATCTTCAACAACAGGCTCTTCCCAGTGGGTGGAAGCCACACAGAGACACTCGTGGTGTGGAGGCCTTTCAAAGTGGACAGAATGATTACAGCTGCAGCCAATGTGGAAAAGACTTTTGCCACCAGCGTATGCTGTTTGAGCACCAGAAAAtccacacagaggaaaggccttATGAGTGCAGTGAATGTGGCAAATTTTTTAGGTACAACTCCGACCTTATTAAACATCAGCGAAATCATACTGGAGAAAGGCCTTATAAGTGTagtgaatgtggaaaagccttcagccTCAAATATAATGTTGTTCAACACCAGaaaattcacactggagaaaggccttatgagtgcagtgaatgtgggaaagctttcCTTAGAAAGTCTCACCTACTTCAGCACCAGAGAATTCACACCAGGCCAAGGCCTTATCTGTGTAGTGAATGTGGGAAGACTTTCCTTACACAGGCTCACCTTGTTGGTCAccagaaaattcatactggagaacgGCCTTATGGATGCAATGAATGTGGGAAATACTTTATGTACAGTTCAGCACTCATTAGACATCAGAaagttcacactggagaaaggcctTTTTATTGCTGTGAATGTGGGAAATTCTTTATGGACAGCTGCACACTCATTATTCACCAGAgagttcatactggagaaaaaccttaTGAATGCAACGAATGTGGGAAATTCTTTAGATACCGTTCCACACTCATTAGACATCAGAaagttcacactggagaaaagcctTATGAGTGTAGTGAATGTGGGAAATTCTTTATGGACACTTCCACACTCATTATTCATCagagagttcacactggagaaaagcctTATGAATGCAGCGAATGTGGGAAATTCTTTAGGTATTGCTTCACACTGAATAGACATCAGAGAGTTCACTCTGGAGAGAGGCCTTATGAATGCAGTGAATGTGGCAAATTCTTTGTGGACAGCTGTACACTGAAGAGTCATCagagagttcacactggagaaagacctTTTGAATGCAGCATTTGTGGAAAATCCTTTAGGTGTCGCTCCACACTTGATacacatcagagaattcacactggtgAAAGGCCTTATGAGTGTAGTGAATGTGGGAAATTCTTTAGGCACAACTCAAATCATATTAGACATCGGAGAAATCACTTTGGAGAAAGGTCTTTTGAGTGCACTGAGTGCGGGAGAGTTTTCAGCCAAAATTCCCACCTCATTCGGCACCAGAAAGTTCACACTAGGGAAAGAACTTATAAATGCAGCAAATGTGGGAAATTTTTTATGGACAGCTCCACGCTCATTAGTCATCGGAgagttcatactggagaaaagccttatgaatgcagtgaatgtgggaaagtCTTTAGATACAACTCCAGCCTCATTAAACATCggagaattcacactggagagagacCTTATCAGTGTAGTGAATGTGGGAGAGTCTTTAACCAAAATTCTCATCTCATTCAGCACCAGAAAGTTCACACCAGATAA
- the ZNF17 gene encoding zinc finger protein 17 isoform X2: MNLTEDCMVFEDVAIHFSQEEWGILNGVQRHLHSDVMLENFALLSSVGCWHGAKDEEAPSKQCVSVGVSQVTTLKPALCTQKAPPCETCSSLLKDILHLAEHDRTHPKRTAELYLRQKEHVREKLTRSDEGRPSLVNDSVHLAKRNFTCMHGGKDFTGDSDLQQQALPSGWKPHRDTRGVEAFQSGQNDYSCSQCGKDFCHQRMLFEHQKIHTEERPYECSECGKFFRYNSDLIKHQRNHTGERPYKCSECGKAFSLKYNVVQHQKIHTGERPYECSECGKAFLRKSHLLQHQRIHTRPRPYLCSECGKTFLTQAHLVGHQKIHTGERPYGCNECGKYFMYSSALIRHQKVHTGERPFYCCECGKFFMDSCTLIIHQRVHTGEKPYECNECGKFFRYRSTLIRHQKVHTGEKPYECSECGKFFMDTSTLIIHQRVHTGEKPYECSECGKFFRYCFTLNRHQRVHSGERPYECSECGKFFVDSCTLKSHQRVHTGERPFECSICGKSFRCRSTLDTHQRIHTGERPYECSECGKFFRHNSNHIRHRRNHFGERSFECTECGRVFSQNSHLIRHQKVHTRERTYKCSKCGKFFMDSSTLISHRRVHTGEKPYECSECGKVFRYNSSLIKHRRIHTGERPYQCSECGRVFNQNSHLIQHQKVHTR, from the exons GATTGTATGGTTTTTGAGGACGTGGCCATACATTTTTCCCAGGAGGAGTGGGGGATTCTTAATGGCGTTCAGAGACACCTGCACAGCgatgtgatgctggagaactTTGCACTTTTGTCATCAGTAG GTTGTTGGCATGGAGCCAAGGATGAGGAGGCACCTTCCAAGCAGTGTGTTTCTGTAGGAGTGTCACAGGTCACAACTCTAAAGCCAGCTTTGTGCACCCAGAAGGCCCCGCCCTGTGAGACATGTAGCTCACTTCTGAAGGACATCCTGCACCTGGCTGAGCATGACAGAACACACCCCAAGCGTACAGCTGAGCTTTACCTGCGCCAAAAGGAACATGTTAGAGAGAAGCTCACCAGAAGTGATGAAGGGAGGCCTTCGCTTGTGAATGACAGTGTTCACCTGGCAAAGAGGAACTTCACATGCATGCACGGTGGCAAGGATTTTACTGGTGATTCAGATCTTCAACAACAGGCTCTTCCCAGTGGGTGGAAGCCACACAGAGACACTCGTGGTGTGGAGGCCTTTCAAAGTGGACAGAATGATTACAGCTGCAGCCAATGTGGAAAAGACTTTTGCCACCAGCGTATGCTGTTTGAGCACCAGAAAAtccacacagaggaaaggccttATGAGTGCAGTGAATGTGGCAAATTTTTTAGGTACAACTCCGACCTTATTAAACATCAGCGAAATCATACTGGAGAAAGGCCTTATAAGTGTagtgaatgtggaaaagccttcagccTCAAATATAATGTTGTTCAACACCAGaaaattcacactggagaaaggccttatgagtgcagtgaatgtgggaaagctttcCTTAGAAAGTCTCACCTACTTCAGCACCAGAGAATTCACACCAGGCCAAGGCCTTATCTGTGTAGTGAATGTGGGAAGACTTTCCTTACACAGGCTCACCTTGTTGGTCAccagaaaattcatactggagaacgGCCTTATGGATGCAATGAATGTGGGAAATACTTTATGTACAGTTCAGCACTCATTAGACATCAGAaagttcacactggagaaaggcctTTTTATTGCTGTGAATGTGGGAAATTCTTTATGGACAGCTGCACACTCATTATTCACCAGAgagttcatactggagaaaaaccttaTGAATGCAACGAATGTGGGAAATTCTTTAGATACCGTTCCACACTCATTAGACATCAGAaagttcacactggagaaaagcctTATGAGTGTAGTGAATGTGGGAAATTCTTTATGGACACTTCCACACTCATTATTCATCagagagttcacactggagaaaagcctTATGAATGCAGCGAATGTGGGAAATTCTTTAGGTATTGCTTCACACTGAATAGACATCAGAGAGTTCACTCTGGAGAGAGGCCTTATGAATGCAGTGAATGTGGCAAATTCTTTGTGGACAGCTGTACACTGAAGAGTCATCagagagttcacactggagaaagacctTTTGAATGCAGCATTTGTGGAAAATCCTTTAGGTGTCGCTCCACACTTGATacacatcagagaattcacactggtgAAAGGCCTTATGAGTGTAGTGAATGTGGGAAATTCTTTAGGCACAACTCAAATCATATTAGACATCGGAGAAATCACTTTGGAGAAAGGTCTTTTGAGTGCACTGAGTGCGGGAGAGTTTTCAGCCAAAATTCCCACCTCATTCGGCACCAGAAAGTTCACACTAGGGAAAGAACTTATAAATGCAGCAAATGTGGGAAATTTTTTATGGACAGCTCCACGCTCATTAGTCATCGGAgagttcatactggagaaaagccttatgaatgcagtgaatgtgggaaagtCTTTAGATACAACTCCAGCCTCATTAAACATCggagaattcacactggagagagacCTTATCAGTGTAGTGAATGTGGGAGAGTCTTTAACCAAAATTCTCATCTCATTCAGCACCAGAAAGTTCACACCAGATAA
- the ZNF17 gene encoding zinc finger protein 17 isoform X4, whose product MVFEDVAIHFSQEEWGILNGVQRHLHSDVMLENFALLSSVGCWHGAKDEEAPSKQCVSVGVSQVTTLKPALCTQKAPPCETCSSLLKDILHLAEHDRTHPKRTAELYLRQKEHVREKLTRSDEGRPSLVNDSVHLAKRNFTCMHGGKDFTGDSDLQQQALPSGWKPHRDTRGVEAFQSGQNDYSCSQCGKDFCHQRMLFEHQKIHTEERPYECSECGKFFRYNSDLIKHQRNHTGERPYKCSECGKAFSLKYNVVQHQKIHTGERPYECSECGKAFLRKSHLLQHQRIHTRPRPYLCSECGKTFLTQAHLVGHQKIHTGERPYGCNECGKYFMYSSALIRHQKVHTGERPFYCCECGKFFMDSCTLIIHQRVHTGEKPYECNECGKFFRYRSTLIRHQKVHTGEKPYECSECGKFFMDTSTLIIHQRVHTGEKPYECSECGKFFRYCFTLNRHQRVHSGERPYECSECGKFFVDSCTLKSHQRVHTGERPFECSICGKSFRCRSTLDTHQRIHTGERPYECSECGKFFRHNSNHIRHRRNHFGERSFECTECGRVFSQNSHLIRHQKVHTRERTYKCSKCGKFFMDSSTLISHRRVHTGEKPYECSECGKVFRYNSSLIKHRRIHTGERPYQCSECGRVFNQNSHLIQHQKVHTR is encoded by the exons ATGGTTTTTGAGGACGTGGCCATACATTTTTCCCAGGAGGAGTGGGGGATTCTTAATGGCGTTCAGAGACACCTGCACAGCgatgtgatgctggagaactTTGCACTTTTGTCATCAGTAG GTTGTTGGCATGGAGCCAAGGATGAGGAGGCACCTTCCAAGCAGTGTGTTTCTGTAGGAGTGTCACAGGTCACAACTCTAAAGCCAGCTTTGTGCACCCAGAAGGCCCCGCCCTGTGAGACATGTAGCTCACTTCTGAAGGACATCCTGCACCTGGCTGAGCATGACAGAACACACCCCAAGCGTACAGCTGAGCTTTACCTGCGCCAAAAGGAACATGTTAGAGAGAAGCTCACCAGAAGTGATGAAGGGAGGCCTTCGCTTGTGAATGACAGTGTTCACCTGGCAAAGAGGAACTTCACATGCATGCACGGTGGCAAGGATTTTACTGGTGATTCAGATCTTCAACAACAGGCTCTTCCCAGTGGGTGGAAGCCACACAGAGACACTCGTGGTGTGGAGGCCTTTCAAAGTGGACAGAATGATTACAGCTGCAGCCAATGTGGAAAAGACTTTTGCCACCAGCGTATGCTGTTTGAGCACCAGAAAAtccacacagaggaaaggccttATGAGTGCAGTGAATGTGGCAAATTTTTTAGGTACAACTCCGACCTTATTAAACATCAGCGAAATCATACTGGAGAAAGGCCTTATAAGTGTagtgaatgtggaaaagccttcagccTCAAATATAATGTTGTTCAACACCAGaaaattcacactggagaaaggccttatgagtgcagtgaatgtgggaaagctttcCTTAGAAAGTCTCACCTACTTCAGCACCAGAGAATTCACACCAGGCCAAGGCCTTATCTGTGTAGTGAATGTGGGAAGACTTTCCTTACACAGGCTCACCTTGTTGGTCAccagaaaattcatactggagaacgGCCTTATGGATGCAATGAATGTGGGAAATACTTTATGTACAGTTCAGCACTCATTAGACATCAGAaagttcacactggagaaaggcctTTTTATTGCTGTGAATGTGGGAAATTCTTTATGGACAGCTGCACACTCATTATTCACCAGAgagttcatactggagaaaaaccttaTGAATGCAACGAATGTGGGAAATTCTTTAGATACCGTTCCACACTCATTAGACATCAGAaagttcacactggagaaaagcctTATGAGTGTAGTGAATGTGGGAAATTCTTTATGGACACTTCCACACTCATTATTCATCagagagttcacactggagaaaagcctTATGAATGCAGCGAATGTGGGAAATTCTTTAGGTATTGCTTCACACTGAATAGACATCAGAGAGTTCACTCTGGAGAGAGGCCTTATGAATGCAGTGAATGTGGCAAATTCTTTGTGGACAGCTGTACACTGAAGAGTCATCagagagttcacactggagaaagacctTTTGAATGCAGCATTTGTGGAAAATCCTTTAGGTGTCGCTCCACACTTGATacacatcagagaattcacactggtgAAAGGCCTTATGAGTGTAGTGAATGTGGGAAATTCTTTAGGCACAACTCAAATCATATTAGACATCGGAGAAATCACTTTGGAGAAAGGTCTTTTGAGTGCACTGAGTGCGGGAGAGTTTTCAGCCAAAATTCCCACCTCATTCGGCACCAGAAAGTTCACACTAGGGAAAGAACTTATAAATGCAGCAAATGTGGGAAATTTTTTATGGACAGCTCCACGCTCATTAGTCATCGGAgagttcatactggagaaaagccttatgaatgcagtgaatgtgggaaagtCTTTAGATACAACTCCAGCCTCATTAAACATCggagaattcacactggagagagacCTTATCAGTGTAGTGAATGTGGGAGAGTCTTTAACCAAAATTCTCATCTCATTCAGCACCAGAAAGTTCACACCAGATAA